The Mobula birostris isolate sMobBir1 chromosome 14, sMobBir1.hap1, whole genome shotgun sequence genome includes a region encoding these proteins:
- the LOC140209551 gene encoding pepsin A-like, which produces MKWLLLAFVCIQLSDAALTRVPLYKGKSARDILREKGLLADYLKNHPYDPCTKFKGACSIGTLASLEPMTNYMDLSYYGAISLGNPPQSFTVVFDTGSSNLWVPSVYCDQTPCEKHNRFNPSQSSTFSTNYQYLSIQYGTGSMTGILGYDTLRLSNLVINGQEFGLSMTEPGSFFTYCNFDGILGLGYPSLAAEGATTVFDNIMSQHLVSQPLFSVYLTRTNGESGSEVLFGGVDSNHYTGPIYWLPVTHEAYWQIEVERVTVNGEIVACAQGCPAIVDTGTSLIAVGGNYIRNIQQSIGATPNYYGQYSINCNNIGNMPDVVFTINGYDFTLPASAYTLKMDYNSCDSGFSGTGGNLWILGDVFIREYYSIFDRGNNRVGLAKAV; this is translated from the exons ATGAAGTGGTTACTCCTCGCCTTCGTATGCATCCAGCTCTCTGATGCCGCCTTGACCAG AGTTCCTTTATATAAAGGAAAATCTGCCCGAGATATTCTTCGGGAGAAGGGATTGTTGGCAGATTACCTCAAGAATCATCCCTATGATCCCTGCACAAAGTTCAAAGGTGCTTGTTCCATTGGAACTTTGGCATCACTGGAGCCAATGACCAACTACATGGAT CTGTCATACTATGGAGCCATCAGCCTCGGTAACCCCCCACAGAGCTTCACAGTCGTCTTTGATACTGGCTCATCCAACCTCTGGGTCCCGTCAGTCTACTGCGACCAGACACCATGCG AGAAGCACAACAGGTTCAACCCATCCCAGTCCTCAACCTTCAGCACGAATTATCAGTATCTGTCCATCCAGTATGGGACAGGAAGTATGACCGGTATTCTGGGATACGATACTCTGAGA CTTTCTAATCTTGTGATCAATGGACAAGAGTTTGGATTAAGTATGACTGAACCCGGCAGTTTCTTTACCTACTGTAATTTCGATGGTATTTTGGGCTTGGGCTATCCATCACTTGCGGCAGAAGGAGCCACTACAGTCTTCGACAACATAATGTCTCAGCATCTGGTTTCGCAGCCACTCTTTTCTGTCTACTTGACAAG GACAAATGGTGAATCTGGAAGTGAAGTCCTGTTTGGTGGAGTTGACTCAAACCACTACACCGGCCCAATCTACTGGCTCCCTGTTACCCATGAGGCCTACTGGCAGATTGAGGTCGAGAG agtgacaGTCAACGGCGAGATTGTGGCTTGCGCTCAAGGTTGCCCTGCCATCGTTGATACTGGAACTTCTCTTATCGCTGTTGGCGGAAATTACATCCGCAATATTCAGCAAAGCATCGGAGCAACTCCAAATTATTATGGCCAG TACTCCATCAATTGCAACAACATTGGCAATATGCCTGATGTGGTCTTCACCATCAATGGATATGACTTCACTCTTCCTGCCTCAGCCTACACACTGAAG ATGGATTACAATAGCTGCGACAGTGGATTTAGCGGCACTGGTGGAAACCTCTGGATTCTGGGAGATGTCTTCATTAGAGAGTATTACTCCATCTTCGACAGAGGAAACAACCGAGTGGGATTGGCTAAGGCCGTCTAA